The Dehalococcoidia bacterium genomic sequence GCTAGCGGCTGCCGGCCGTCTGCGCGTCGACGCGCTGCAACAGGCGCTCGACCATGCCCACGGCCCTGCCGTAGTCGTATGCCTTGAAGCGGGCCCGGCGCGCCACGTATCGGTCAGATCCCAGTCCAAGCTGAGGGCAGAGTAGTGCACCATTGTGACGTTGTATAATCTTGAGTAACTACTCAGCATGCGATCAAGCCGGCTGCAAACTGACTTCGGCGGGCCGGGTGAGGGCCGCCAGGATGGTGGCGAAGACGGCCTGCCCGCGCTTGTGCGCCGTGTCGGCCACCGTGCGGAGGATGGCATAGGCCGCCGCACCCGCGTCGCTACGGACGCCGCCGGTCACCTTGCGATGCAGCACGCTGGGTCGCAGACTCCGCTCGCTGGCATTGTTCGTCGGCGGCACGGTGGGGTCGTGCAACAACCGCAACAGTGCTGTCCAATGCTGGCAGAAGCGCCGTTGCCGGTCCGCCCTCCAGCCCGGCGGGAGGACAGTGGCGAGCATGATGTCGAGCGTCGCCTCCAGCTCCGCCACCGCCGCCCCGCCAACGGGGACGCGGCCCGCGGCCTGCTGATGCCGCAGGGGGATCACCGCGCGCAGCAGCGCCCGCAGCACCCGCGCCCACGCCTGGGCGTAGCCCCGTTGGCCATCGACGGCGTACGGCAGGTCGCGGAGCTGATGCGCCAGACCGATCTGGTAGCGCAGCGCCGGGGCGGCGAGTTGCGGCTTCCACAGGGCGCTCACCCACACGCCCGGCCGCACCCCGGCCAGAAACGTCAGCACGACATCGGTGTTCCGCCGCCGCTGGATCGTGTGGTAGGCCGCGTCGTCGGTCTGGAGCACCCATTCCCACGGCTGCGTCCCGTCCACCCGCGCCCCGGTCTCGTCCGCGCCCACGACCCCGCCCTGGCGCACCTGCTGGGCGATGGCCAGCGCCTCCGGCTCCAGTACTGCCGCGACCCG encodes the following:
- a CDS encoding transposase, with the protein product MTISEGALVAAVPRVAAVLEPEALAIAQQVRQGGVVGADETGARVDGTQPWEWVLQTDDAAYHTIQRRRNTDVVLTFLAGVRPGVWVSALWKPQLAAPALRYQIGLAHQLRDLPYAVDGQRGYAQAWARVLRALLRAVIPLRHQQAAGRVPVGGAAVAELEATLDIMLATVLPPGWRADRQRRFCQHWTALLRLLHDPTVPPTNNASERSLRPSVLHRKVTGGVRSDAGAAAYAILRTVADTAHKRGQAVFATILAALTRPAEVSLQPA